CAACGAGGCGATCATGCCTGGCAGCTGACCCTGAAGGTCTCCGACGGCAAACCCTACTTTGGCCTGATCAAGGCCCACAGCTTGCTCATCGATCCGCTGATCGCCTATGTCACCCAGCTTAATCTGCAACCAGGGCAAACGGTCGTCGTCCCCAAAACCCTGCAGCAGGCCGGCAGCCGGGGGCAAACCACAGTCCAGCTAGCCATAGCCGCCACTGGAGCGCTCAGCGGCAGCCTTGACTATGAAAACTATGCCGACAACTGCGGCCTGACCTACAACGCGGCGTTAACCGTCACCGGCAGCTCGATACAGCAACCGGCCAGCTGGAACTCAACCTCGACTATGCCCGGCTGCCTGCCCAATTGGAGCAGCGTCGCTTCTTATTAAGCGGACAGTTGCAGCTGACCATGAACGCCTACCAGGGCAAACAGCAGCGTTATCTGGTCCACAGCCGCATGCTGATCGATGAAGTGAACCAGCGCCAGGTGCAGTTGACAGACGGTCTGTTGAGTTGGGATCTGAGCGGACGCTATCCGGCTTTTTCCATAACCGGCACGGTGGCTATCCCGGAATTCGGCACCGCCGTAATTGTCACTGACAGCCCGTTGTTGAGCTATGCCAAGGATAGCCCGCCCTTTGACGGGGTATTGATTTTCAAGGGGGCAGAAGCCAGCTGGCGACGCCTGTATTTTCCGAAATCAACCGATCCGGGGGCTTTTCGCATCGACGGGTCTAACGGAATGAGAACCATGGGGAAATTTTAGCAGCTGTCCCGAATGGTGCTAATTTAAGCACTTTCGTAGCAAACTCGGGACTGTCCCAAGCCCTATCTGGGGCTGTCCCAGATGTTTGCGGCCCTTGGAACGCTGGCGGTTTGCACCGCGAGTTTGCGAGCCATGAAACTGTCGCGGTTCGCACCGCAAAGACCTGGGACAGCCCCCGGGCGGGGACAGTCCTGGTTTTGCTCGGAGACTCTGGATAGCAATCGTTAAATTTTCAGATTGGAAACGAGCAGTATTTCGTTGTGGCAATAAAATCAAGGGCCTGTGCGGAAATGTACAGCGCTACGCCGCACCAGCAAGGCCGCAGATTGACGCCGTGACAGCGGGTAAGTGCCGTGTCCGGATGTAAACTAGTCTTAATGAAATGCATTCATGGAGTCGCTAACTTTGCCATTGTGTCAACGCCCGACCGCCACTGTTTTTTCACCCGGCCCCCTGTCCTGGATCAGGGTCGTGGTCCTGGCCGTGCTGTTGCACCTGCTGCTGCCCGCCGCCGTCCGTGCCGCATCACCGCCGTCCGCGCCGAAAGCCAGCGTCTCCCTGGCCGAACTGCTGGAAGCCGCCGCGGTCAACAACCTGCAGCTGATTTCGGCCGACGCCCAGGTGCAACGCTACAACACCCGGATCGCCCTCATCGACAAACTGAACGAACCGCTGCTGGCCTTTTACTATCTCGATTTTCCGGTCGGCAATATCAGTCTTGGCGAGGCGGAGCGGATCAATCAGGCCCAGGCCGGCCCGGCGACCAAGGTCAACACCCGCAGTGTGCGGGGGAAAATTCTCACCGGCCGGGACATGATCGAAAACCAGGCGCTCTGGTTCGAGTATCGGGCTGCAGACCTGCGCCTGCAGGTGGTCAGCCAAGTTCGGGAAGCTTTTTTCAAGCTCTACTTCCTTGACAAAACCATTATCGCCACCGAAAACGGCATCGCCACCCTGGCCGAGCTGACCCAATCGGCCGCTGCCCAGTATGCGGTGGGAAACATCACCCAGACCGATGTCCTCAACCTGCAGGAGCAGCGCTACCGGCTCAAGGCTGAACTGCTGGAAAAGCAGCAACAACGCCGGGAACTGGCAACCCGGCTCAACTACCTGGCGGCGCGGCCGATCACCAGCCCCCTCGACCCATTTCTGGACAAAGATCTCGGCTATGACGACCTTGTCCTGCCCCGCTACACTGCAATCAACCTGATCTCCGGACTGTTTCAGAATCGCCCGCTGATGAAAGGCTACCAGGCCCTGGGCGGCCGTTTCCGGGCCATGCGCGGCATGGTCAAAATGTATTTCAACCGGGACCTTCAGGACGAAGCTTCCTTTGAAGCCGACAGCGGCTTGCGGGCGATCAAAGCCGAAGGAACCGATTTTTACAATGAGGTGTCAGCCGCTATTCAAACCACGATGACCGATCTGACCACCAATCGTGAGCTGGCCGACCTTTATGGCCGAGTCCTGATTCCCCAGGCGCGACAACTTTATCAACTCAGCCTGGCCGATTTTGAAGTCGGGCGGCGCGACTACCAGGCCCCCCTGACCGCCCTGCTCAGTTTGTTCCGCTATCAGGAAAAATACTACCAGGCCCTGACCGCCTTTCAGGTCGACATGGCCCGGCTGGAAGGGCTCAGTGGTATCGCTCTGAACACACCGGTCGTTGCAGCGGAAAGATATTGAGGATGCCGATATGAAATCTTACCTGGTCCTGACGCTCCTGCTGTTATTGGGCAGTCCCGTCCTGCCGCCGCAGCTAATCCCCCTGGACTGTTGCTATGCCGCCAGCGCAGCAACGCGCTACAGCTGCGGCATGCACCCCATGGTGATTGCGGATGAGCCCGGGCTGTGCCCCATCTGCGGGATGGAACTGACCCCGCTGCAGGCAGCGGACGGCGGAGTCGGCAGGACCGGAGAAAGAGTCATCAAGGTCGATCCGGTGACCGTTCAGAGGATGGCCCTGCGGACTGCAGCGGTCGAGCCGAGAATCCTTGCCCGCCGGATTCACACGGTCGGCCTGGTCGATTTTGCTGAGCCAAATCAATATGTCATCAACAGCAAGATCTCCGGCTGGATTGAAAAGCTCCATGTCAATGAAAGCGGTCAGCAGGTCGCCGCCGGTGCCCCACTGTTGGAGATCTACAGCCCCGCACTGGTCGCTGCCCAGGAAGAGCTGCTGCTGGCTTTGGACAGCTATCAACGTTTACAGGACAGCGCTTTTCCGGAGGTAAGAAAGGATGCGGAACGGCTCCTGAATGCCGCCCGACAGCGCCTGCGGCTGTGGGATATTCCGGATCGGCAGATCGCCCGGTTGGAAAAGACCGGCCGAGTCAGCAAGACTCTCCCCCTGGCCGCACCGGCATCAGGCATTGTTTCCCGCAAGCAGGTTCGGGAAGGTGAATTCGTTACGGCCGGCCGCGAGTTGCTGGAGATATCCGCCATCGACAATCTTTGGGTCTATGCCGATATCTATGAATACGAGATCTCCTGGGTCAAACCAGGGCTTCCTGCGCTGATCCAATTCCCCTTTGCCGAGCAGCCCGTAAGCGGCCTGATCAGCACGGTCTACCCCTATCTGGACGCAAAAACCCGCACCATCAAGGCGCGCATCGATCTGCCGAACCCCGGCCTGATCCTTAAACCGGACATGTATGCGGACGTCACCATCCTCTGCGCACCGTTCAAAGCCGCTTTGAGCATCCCGGCTGAAGCGGTGCTTTATACGGGAAAACGGGAAACCGTCTTCGTGGCCCTCGGCGAAGGCCGTTTCGAGCCGCGCCGGGTCCGCCTTGGTCAATATGACGAGGACGGTTACGTGGAAATCCTCGCCGGTCTCAACCTGGGCGAGCAGGTGGTGACCTCGGCCCAGTTCATGCTCGATTCGGAAAGCAAGCTGCAGGAAGCCCTGCAGAAAATGCTCGAACCGGAACCGGTGCCAAAGCAAGAGGCGCTGGAAGAACTCTTCTAGTAACAAAACTGACGGACGGTGGCGAAGCTATGCTGGAAAAACTCATCGAATGGTCGCTGCATAACAAATTCATCGTCATACTGCTGACTCTGGTCATGGTTCTGGCTGGTCTGTACAGCCTTCACAACATGCCCATCGATGCGCTGCCGGACCCTTCGGACGTGCAGGTGATCATCTATACCGAATACCCGGGGCAAGCCCCGCAGGTGGTCGAAGACCAGGTCACCTATCCGCTCACCTCCCAACTATTGTCGGTTCCCCACGCCAAGGTGGTGCGCGGTTATTCCTATTTCGGCATCTCTTTTGTCTATCTGATTTTCGACGAAGGGACCGATATCTACTGGGCCCGCTCCCGGGTTCTGGAATACCTCGACCAGGCAGCCAGAGCTCTCCCCCAGGGGGTTGCGCCGAGTCTTGGACCGGACGCCAGCGGGGTCGGCTGGATCTATCAGTATGCATTGCAGAGCGATCAGCATGATCTGCAGCAACTGCGCTCCATTCAGGACTGGTATCTGCGTTATCAGCTGGCCGCCGTCGACGGCGTTGCCGAGGTCGCCAGCATCGGCGGTTTTGTCAAACAGTATCAGATAGCCATTCAACCCAACCGGCTGCTCGCCTACCACCTGACCATTCCACAGATCGCCCGGGCGATCCGCTCCAGTAACAGCGATGTCGGCGGGCGGGTGCTGGAAATGGGGGAAACCGAATACATGATCCGCGGCCGCGGCTACCTCAAAGGGGTCGCGGACCTGGAACAGGTGGTGGTCGGCAAGGACGACAACGGCACCCCGATTCTGCTCCGCGATTTTGCCACGGTGACCCTGGGGCCTGAATTGCGCCGCGGTATCGCCGAGCTGGATGGGAACGGTGAAACAGTCGGCGGCATCATCGTCATGCGCTTTGGGGAGAACGCCCGCCAGACCATCGACCGGGTTAAAGCCAAGCTGGCCTCTTTGCAGAGCGGGCTGCCCGCCGGAGTCAGGATCGTGCCGGTCTATGACCGGGGCAACCTCATCGACCGCGCGGTCTGGACGTTAAAAGAGAAAGTCCTGGAAGAAAGCATCATCGTCGCCGTGATCACGGCGCTGTTCCTGTTCCATCTGCCGAGCGCCCTGGTGGCGATCGTCACCCTGCCCATCGCGATCCTGATGGCCTTTGTGATCATGTATCTGCAGGGGATCAATTCCAATATCATGAGCCTGGGCGGGATCGCCATCGCCATCGGCACAATGATCGATGCCGCTATCATCATGACCGAAAACGCTCACAAACATCTGGAACGGGACTCCGACCACAAGCCGCACTGGCAGATCATCTTGACCTCAGCCAAGGAAGTCGGACCAACGCTGTTCTTCTCCCTGCTGGTGATCACCGTTTCCTTTATCCCGGTTTTCGCCCTGCAGGAACAGTCCGGTCGGTTGTTCAAACCCCTCGCCTATACCAAAACCTATGCCATGGCCGCAGCCGCGCTGCTCTCGGTGACCCTGGTGCCGATTCTGATGGGCTGGTTTATTCGCGGCAAGATCAAGCCGGAAACCCACAATCCAATCAACCGGTTCTTTATCTGGATCTACCACCCGCTGGTCAATTTCGTCCTCAAGTGGCGCTGGCCGAGCCTGTTGCTGGCCCTGCTTTTAACCCTGTCGATTCTCTGGCCGCTACACCTGGCGCCCAGACCCCTCGGCAGCGAATTCATGCCTCCGC
Above is a genomic segment from Pelobacter seleniigenes DSM 18267 containing:
- a CDS encoding TolC family protein; its protein translation is MESLTLPLCQRPTATVFSPGPLSWIRVVVLAVLLHLLLPAAVRAASPPSAPKASVSLAELLEAAAVNNLQLISADAQVQRYNTRIALIDKLNEPLLAFYYLDFPVGNISLGEAERINQAQAGPATKVNTRSVRGKILTGRDMIENQALWFEYRAADLRLQVVSQVREAFFKLYFLDKTIIATENGIATLAELTQSAAAQYAVGNITQTDVLNLQEQRYRLKAELLEKQQQRRELATRLNYLAARPITSPLDPFLDKDLGYDDLVLPRYTAINLISGLFQNRPLMKGYQALGGRFRAMRGMVKMYFNRDLQDEASFEADSGLRAIKAEGTDFYNEVSAAIQTTMTDLTTNRELADLYGRVLIPQARQLYQLSLADFEVGRRDYQAPLTALLSLFRYQEKYYQALTAFQVDMARLEGLSGIALNTPVVAAERY
- a CDS encoding efflux RND transporter periplasmic adaptor subunit, giving the protein MKSYLVLTLLLLLGSPVLPPQLIPLDCCYAASAATRYSCGMHPMVIADEPGLCPICGMELTPLQAADGGVGRTGERVIKVDPVTVQRMALRTAAVEPRILARRIHTVGLVDFAEPNQYVINSKISGWIEKLHVNESGQQVAAGAPLLEIYSPALVAAQEELLLALDSYQRLQDSAFPEVRKDAERLLNAARQRLRLWDIPDRQIARLEKTGRVSKTLPLAAPASGIVSRKQVREGEFVTAGRELLEISAIDNLWVYADIYEYEISWVKPGLPALIQFPFAEQPVSGLISTVYPYLDAKTRTIKARIDLPNPGLILKPDMYADVTILCAPFKAALSIPAEAVLYTGKRETVFVALGEGRFEPRRVRLGQYDEDGYVEILAGLNLGEQVVTSAQFMLDSESKLQEALQKMLEPEPVPKQEALEELF
- a CDS encoding efflux RND transporter permease subunit, whose protein sequence is MLEKLIEWSLHNKFIVILLTLVMVLAGLYSLHNMPIDALPDPSDVQVIIYTEYPGQAPQVVEDQVTYPLTSQLLSVPHAKVVRGYSYFGISFVYLIFDEGTDIYWARSRVLEYLDQAARALPQGVAPSLGPDASGVGWIYQYALQSDQHDLQQLRSIQDWYLRYQLAAVDGVAEVASIGGFVKQYQIAIQPNRLLAYHLTIPQIARAIRSSNSDVGGRVLEMGETEYMIRGRGYLKGVADLEQVVVGKDDNGTPILLRDFATVTLGPELRRGIAELDGNGETVGGIIVMRFGENARQTIDRVKAKLASLQSGLPAGVRIVPVYDRGNLIDRAVWTLKEKVLEESIIVAVITALFLFHLPSALVAIVTLPIAILMAFVIMYLQGINSNIMSLGGIAIAIGTMIDAAIIMTENAHKHLERDSDHKPHWQIILTSAKEVGPTLFFSLLVITVSFIPVFALQEQSGRLFKPLAYTKTYAMAAAALLSVTLVPILMGWFIRGKIKPETHNPINRFFIWIYHPLVNFVLKWRWPSLLLALLLTLSILWPLHLAPRPLGSEFMPPLQEGDLLYMPTTLPGISTTKARELLQQTDRIIASFPEVAKTFGKIGRAETATDPAPLSMLETTIMLKPREQWRQVQRKRFYSDWPAALDFVKTPLAWIWPEQSPIDIDTLVNELDREIQFPGLTNAWTMPIRARIDMLSTGIKTPVGIKIMGEDLPTLSALGEQIEALMRQQEGALSAYSERAVGGYYLDFVVDRRAAARYGLTVGQVQEIIQTAIGGSNITQTVEGLERYPVNLRYQRDFRNDLPALNRVLVPLDDGSHVPISQLARLEILQGPPMIKSENARRTVWVYVDLRNIDVGTFVAAAQQAVAEQISLPEGYSLIWSGQYEYLQAAHQRLQLIIPLTLLLIVLIIYLNTRSIAKTLIVLLAVPFSLVGAFWFLYLLGYHLSVATWIGLIALAGLDAETGVVMLLYLDLSQ